The nucleotide window ATGCGGACGGTGCCAACGGCCTCGCCAGAGGGAAGGCGGGCTATCCACACGCTCGCACCCTTTGACAGGTCCCCGAGTACATTCTCGGGAGATTCCTCGGCTCCGCCGGGCGGTGGAAGCCCGGCGGCGGCCCGTCCCGGTGCGCTGAACGCTGCCCGGGTGATGCGGGCCACTTCCCGCGCCCAGTCGTTGACCGTCGGGAATGCTGAGGGCTGGAGCAGCCCGAGCCGGACCTCCACGCTCATTCGCCCTGGCGTATCCCCTTTCCACACCAGACAGACGCAGCCTGAGCCGGCAACATTTGCCAGCTCATTCCAGGTGTCTCCAAACGGCAGCCCGATGCTCATGGATTTTCGTGCACAGGCGAGAGGACCTTCACCAAACCCGGCTCGGTTGTCGCGGTGTTCACGTGCGGCGGCCTCCCCGCTGGTACTGACTTCGTGCCCCTCGCTCACTGGCATGGCTGGCTTGGGCCTCTTCCGGGCGAAGACCTGGGCTTCGAGTGGCAGAGAAGCGTGCAGGGTTTTATCAATGCCTGCCGAAATATGGATCGTACTCGGTAAGGGTTATCAGTGCTGGTACAGTTTGGGGTGGATCGTCGCCCAGCCCGGCGGGCTGTTCAGGATAAACCCTTCGGGAGTAGGGGGCGCAAAGCCGCAGGTCTTCGGGCGGAGCCGGAGCTCGGGCGGGCCCGGCTACGGCCGAGCAGGGGGTTGTAGCATGAGAGCGCTGCCTGCATCCCCCGCCCCATCGGTACCGTTCCGGGAGGCCCTGGAGCTGGCCCGCCCCTTCTTCCAGCCCCTGGTCAGCTTGCGCCAGCGCCGCATCGTCGGGTACGAGGCGCTGGCCCGCGGGCCGCAGGGCACGGTCTGGGAGTCGCCTGCCGCCCTGTTTGCGGAGGCCGAAGCGCAGGGCCTCTTGAGCCTTCTCGAATGCCGCATCTGGGAGGCGGCTTTCCAGGTGTGGGAGGCACGCTTTCCCGGGCTTATGTTGTGCATCAACGCCCATCCCGGCAGCTGGCGCCAGTTTCGCTTGCCCGAGCACCCCGTCTGCCCGTTGCCCCGGCTGCTGGTTAACGGGCAGCTCCGGCAGGGCGGGCGGCTGGTCGTGGAGGTGCCCGAACGCCTGACCCTCTCCCAGTCGGCCGAGGCCCGGCGCCAGGCCGACCAACTCCGGGCCGCCGGGATCCAGCTCTGGCTCGACGACCTGGGCAGCGGCGTGGCGGGGCTGCAGTTTCTGCCGCTGCTGCGGCCCGACGGCATCAAACTCGACCGGCTGCTGGTGGGCGGCGTGGACGCCGATCCCTACCGCCGGGCGGTGGTGCGGGCGCTGGTGGGGGCCGCCCGGGAGCTGGGCCTCACGCTGGTGGCGGAGGGGGTCGAAACGGAGGCGGAGCTTGGCTGCCTGGCGGCGCTGGGCGTGGATCTGGCCCAGGGCTTCTTGTTAGGCCGTCCGGCTCCGGAGCCCCGGCCGCTTGCCCCTGACGTGGCCGCGCTGCTGGCCCGGCTGCCCGTCCCGGACGCCCCGAAGACCGCAGGACGCTTGCGCCCTGGAAGGGTCCGGGGCAGGCGCACGGCCGTCTGGCCCGCGTTGGGGGCCCTCAGCCGGGCCCTGAGCCAGGCCCGGTCGCTACGCGAAGCGCTGGGCCACGTGGGTCGGGCACTGACCGAGCAGCTGGCCTGCGATGGGGTGCTGATACTGGGCGAATCCGTCGCGGCGCAGCCCTCCCACCCGTCCGCTCCCCCCTCCGCCGGCGGCGGCGTCTCGGTGGTGATGCTGGACGGGGTGCTGTGGCCGTCGGTGCCCGGGCCGGACCCGGTTGCTGGCGCGCGCGGGCGGTTGGGACCGCCCCGCGAAAGCGGCCGGCTCGGGGTGCGTTTCCATGCCGACCTGCACCTGCCCGACCCGGTCTGGGAGCCGGTCTACGCCCTGAGCGCGCGGCTGGGCTTTTCGCGCCTGCTGACCATACCGGTGCCCGCAAGCGGGCCCCGGGTGCTGGTGTGGGCGGTAGGATGGCGCAGGCCGGTCCGGCTGGACCCGGAGGCCTTCGCCGTCGCCACGGTCCTGGCTGACTACACCGCCCTGGAGTGGCGCCGGTGGACATGCCCGCCCCCTGCGCCGACAACGGGCGCGGGGGCGGCCGGGGCTGAAGACGGGCCATGACGGACGCCTGTACGCCAGGGCCTTCAGTAGCGGCGGACATGGAGGCCTGGTTGATGTGAGGAACAAGCGGGCCCGGAAGGGCTCCATACGGACCCGACTCCTGGCCGGCGCCGCCTGCATGCTTCTCCCCACCCTGGTTCTCGGGATCGTCTCGCTCGCCATCCACCGGAGTGTCGTGCGGGCGTTCGAGAAGGTGGTCGAAGAGGCGACCGAGGAGAGTCATCCCGTGGCCCATCTCCAAACGGTCCTTTTACAAGCATCCATGCCGGCCAGCGACTACCTCGTCCACGGTTCGCCTTCCGAGCGGGAAGCGTTTGCCCGCTTGAGCCGGGAAGTGGAGGAGGCCTTCCAGGATCTTTTGACCCGCCCCTTCGGCCTGGCGCAAGAGCTGGCCCTGGTTCGGGCCGCACAAGCGCAATGGCGCGAGATCCGCGCGGTCAGCGAAGCCATCCTGGCCTTACCCGATCCTGTGAACAACGCCTCCGGAGCCCGTCAGGTGGAACAGCTTGACGCCCTGGTGAACCGGACCGTAACGGATCTCGGGCAGATCCATGAACTGGCGCATCAGGAGATCGAGGCCCACCTGAAGGAGGCCCGCGCGTTTTACGCGAGGGTACTGCTCGTCATCCTCGCCGTTCTTGGGGCCGGGCTGGCCGGCGCGTCGGGTCTTGGCGCCTGGCTGGTAAGCTCCATCCTGGGCCCCCTGGGTGCGCTCGAAGAAGGAGCACGTCGCCTGGGGGCGGGAGACCTGTCCTATCGGCTACCCCCCTTTGCCTGTGATGAACTGGACCGGGTGGGGGCGACGTTTAACCTGATGGCGGACCGGCTCGCCGCAGACCGGGCGGCGTTAGAAGAGCTGGCCACGCAAGACGCCGTGACCGGGCTGTATAACTATCGGGAGTTTCACCGGCGCCTGCACGAAGAGGCGGAACGAGCCCGGCGCTACCACCGCCCTCTCTCCCTGCTGATGCTGGATCTGGACCACCTCAAGGCTTTCAACGACACCTACGGGCACCAAGCCGGAGATGAAGCGTTGAAGGCGGTCGCCGAAGCGATCCGCCGTCATGTGCGGCCGCCCGACGTAGCGGCCCGATACGGAGGCGACGAGTTTGCGGTCATCCTTCCGGAAACGCCCCTGAGGAGCGCGGTCGTGGTTGCGGAGCGCATTCGAGCCACTGTGGCCGCCTCTGCGGTAACCGGCGCCGCGACCATTACGGTAAGTGCCGGAGCAGCGGCTTTCCCCGACGACGGGGCAAGCGGACCCGAACTCGTGGCTTCCGCGGACAGGGCCCTTTATGCGGCCAAGAGCGCGGGCCGTAATCACGTATGCGCGGCCAGTCAGCACGCCGACCGCTGAGTGAAAGGTGAAAGGTGCCTCTGGTTCGCGCCCTGGTCGCAGCCTTCTTGGTTTCTCCGTCTCGTCCCGGTCCCGTGGCGCCTTGTCTTGCCGAGCTCCAAGCCAGCCCGTGCCCGCTCCATTTGCACGCCAGCACCGACGAAAAAGGCGCCCCCGTAGGGGCGCCCTTCCTTGGAGCCTTCACGCCAGACGGTCAACGGGGGTCGTTCCCAGCGGCCAGTTCGGCCTCCACGAACCACTCGTGGATGCCCGCCTCTTCCATCGCGTCGAAGAGGATGCCGTAAGCGTAGGTCAGGCGCGCTTCCCG belongs to Bacillota bacterium and includes:
- a CDS encoding EAL domain-containing protein: MRALPASPAPSVPFREALELARPFFQPLVSLRQRRIVGYEALARGPQGTVWESPAALFAEAEAQGLLSLLECRIWEAAFQVWEARFPGLMLCINAHPGSWRQFRLPEHPVCPLPRLLVNGQLRQGGRLVVEVPERLTLSQSAEARRQADQLRAAGIQLWLDDLGSGVAGLQFLPLLRPDGIKLDRLLVGGVDADPYRRAVVRALVGAARELGLTLVAEGVETEAELGCLAALGVDLAQGFLLGRPAPEPRPLAPDVAALLARLPVPDAPKTAGRLRPGRVRGRRTAVWPALGALSRALSQARSLREALGHVGRALTEQLACDGVLILGESVAAQPSHPSAPPSAGGGVSVVMLDGVLWPSVPGPDPVAGARGRLGPPRESGRLGVRFHADLHLPDPVWEPVYALSARLGFSRLLTIPVPASGPRVLVWAVGWRRPVRLDPEAFAVATVLADYTALEWRRWTCPPPAPTTGAGAAGAEDGP
- a CDS encoding diguanylate cyclase — protein: MRNKRARKGSIRTRLLAGAACMLLPTLVLGIVSLAIHRSVVRAFEKVVEEATEESHPVAHLQTVLLQASMPASDYLVHGSPSEREAFARLSREVEEAFQDLLTRPFGLAQELALVRAAQAQWREIRAVSEAILALPDPVNNASGARQVEQLDALVNRTVTDLGQIHELAHQEIEAHLKEARAFYARVLLVILAVLGAGLAGASGLGAWLVSSILGPLGALEEGARRLGAGDLSYRLPPFACDELDRVGATFNLMADRLAADRAALEELATQDAVTGLYNYREFHRRLHEEAERARRYHRPLSLLMLDLDHLKAFNDTYGHQAGDEALKAVAEAIRRHVRPPDVAARYGGDEFAVILPETPLRSAVVVAERIRATVAASAVTGAATITVSAGAAAFPDDGASGPELVASADRALYAAKSAGRNHVCAASQHADR